The following are encoded in a window of Mustela nigripes isolate SB6536 chromosome 1, MUSNIG.SB6536, whole genome shotgun sequence genomic DNA:
- the LOC132003992 gene encoding olfactory receptor 5T1-like has protein sequence MSAVPSDLQFYRIQMENVTQVTTFILMGFTDDFKLQVFLFLLFLAIYLFTLVGNLGMVILVIGDSRLHNPMYYFLSVLSFLDACYSSAVTPKMLVNFLSEDKTISFLGCAAEMFLFITFGTTECFILAAMAYDRYEAIYNPLLYSVRMSPRVYVPLIISCYVAGILHGTLHTVATFTLSFCASNEIKHVFCDIPPLLAISCSDTHINQLLVFYFAGSIEISTIVIVLVSYGFILLAILRMHSAEGRRKVFSTCGSHLTGVSIFHGTVLFMYVRPNSSYALDHDMIVSVFYTIVIPMLNPIIYSLRNKDVKDAMKRVFGKNWFAHKVCFSR, from the coding sequence ATGTCGGCCGTGCCGTCAGATTTACAGTTTTACAGGATTCAGATGGAAAATGTGACTCAAGTCACCACATTTATTTTGATGGGCTTCACAGATGATTTTAAGCTGCAAGTGTTcctatttttactatttctagCAATCTATCTTTTCACTCTGGTAGGAAATTTGGGAATGGTTATACTAGTCATTGGGGATTCGCGGCTCCACAACCCCATGTACTATTTTCTGAGTGTGTTATCATTTCTGGATGCCTGCTATTCCTCAGCTGTTACCCCCAAAATGTTAGTCAATTTCTTATCAGAGGATAAAACCATTTCATTTCTTGGATGTGCAGCAGAGATGTTTCTCTTTATTACTTTCGGGACCACGGAATGCTTTATTTTAGCTGCAATGGCATATGATCGCTACGAGGCAATCTACAACCCTCTCCTGTATTCTGTTAGAATGTCCCCCAGAGTCTACGTGCCCCTCATAATTTCCTGCTATGTTGCTGGTATCCTGCATGGTACTTTACACACTGTGGCTACTTTTACTCTATCCTTCTGTGCATCCAATGAAATTAAGCATGTCTTTTGTGACATCCCTCCTCTCCTGGCCATTTCTTGTTCTGACACCCACATAAACCAGCTTCTGGTCTTCTACTTTGCCGGATCTATTGAGATATCCACAATCGTGATAGTCCTggtctcttatggtttcattCTGTTGGCCATTCTGAGGATGCATTCTGCTGAAGGGAGGCGGAAAGTCTTCTCTACATGTGGCTCTCACCTAACTGGGGTGTCAATTTTTCATGGTACAGTTCTCTTCATGTACGTGAGACCTAATTCCAGCTACGCCTTGGATCATGATATGATAGTATCAGTATTTTACACAATTGTGATTCCCATGCTGAATCCCATCATCTATAGTTTGAGGAACAAAGACGTGAAAGACGCAATGAAAAGAGTATTTGGTAAAAACTGGTTTGCCCATAAAGTATGCTTTTCACGGTAA
- the LOC132010065 gene encoding olfactory receptor 10AG1-like yields the protein MESTEQNPLQGNQTPLMDFILLGFSDVPDLQEFLFGVFLIMYVIILMGNSLIIIITKVDPSLQTPMYFFLRNFSFLEICYVSVTAPRLLTDLWRPNRSISILACATQMYFFLVFGFTECLILTTMAYDRYVAICNPLCYPLIMNNRLCIQLAVSCWVTGIPVHIGFTYLIFSLPFCRSNHLNHFFCDIPPVLKLACGDTFMIEMLVYAIALLVVTIPFMLILGSYGKIISTILKLPSAAGRAKAFSTCSSHLMVVLLFFGSATTTYLSPKSSNLTGTDKFLSLFYTIVTPTFNPMIYCLRNKDVMVALKKFLLKWIVL from the coding sequence ATGGAATCCACAGAACAAAATCCTCTGCAAGGGAATCAGACTCCATTAATGGATTTCATCCTGCTTGGCTTTTCTGATGTTCCTGACCTCCAAGAATTTCTTTTTGGAGTGTTTTTGATCATGTATGTGATTATTCTGATGGGAAATAGCCTCATTATCATAATAACCAAGGTTGATCCCTCCCTCCAGACtcccatgtattttttccttaggaacttttctttcttggaaataTGCTATGTGTCAGTCACTGCCCCCAGATTATTAACAGATCTTTGGAGACCAAATAGAAGTATTTCCATTCTGGCCTGTGCTActcaaatgtatttctttctggtGTTTGGATTCACTGAGTGCCTCATTCTGACCACAATGGCTTACGACAGGTATGTTGCTATTTGCAACCCCTTATGCTACCCTCTCATCATGAACAACAGGCTCTGCATCCAACTGGCAGTTAGCTGCTGGGTCACTGGAATTCCAGTACACATAGGGTTCACCTACCTGATCTTCTCTCTACCCTTCTGCAGGTCTAATCATTTGAATCACTTCTTCTGTGACATACCTCCAGTACTTAAGCTTGCCTGTGGGGATACTTTTATGATTGAGATGTTGGTTTATGCCATTGCTCTTCTAGTGGTCACTATTCCTTTTATGTTGATTCTTGGATCTTATGGGAAAATAATCTCAACCATCCTGAAGTTGCCATCAGCCGCTGGGCGAGCCAAGGCATTCTCCACTTGTTCCTCACATCTCATGGTTgtgcttttgttctttggatcAGCCACCACAACGTATTTGAGCCCCAAGTCCAGTAATTTAACAGGAACAGacaagtttctttctcttttttacaccATTGTGACGCCAACGTTCAACCCCATGATATATTGTCTGAGAAACAAAGATGTTATGGTGGCACTCAAAAAATTCCTACTGAAATGGATTGTACTATGA